A genome region from Ligilactobacillus cholophilus includes the following:
- a CDS encoding alpha amylase N-terminal ig-like domain-containing protein — protein sequence MEKSAIYHRPESEMAYLAGKNQFKIRLKTKHNDVAQVEVIYGNFNRINQQRNDDTIDNFDLERPSVEGMKRVFKTELYDYWEAIIPVKVRQRTQYVFHLIGDHDGELLYDAVNVRIYMADFLQSATPFFTPYYQNMFLPVTTPKWAENTVWYQIMIDRFADGNEALDPKDKARWDLDKSTTTNFYGGDLQGIIDKLGYISELGINGIKLSPIFASYSNFKNDPVDFYDISYLFGSKEKFRELVQKAHSYGIKVMVQIPLDRLSDASLQWQDVLRFGPQSRFASWFKVRQFPVTLPDKGQDPEKGYLNVDGNIHMPKLNLQNPTVQQYLSATARYWVETFDIDGWEVLNADEINPTFLNLFTKQMHGIKADFLVLGRYQYFPYGDLSRDFIDSANNSPFNRIIKDFFIDREIRVTDMISQLNDQMMQNTTTTNQNLINELDNFDTPRLLSQCIGNEDLARAIMAFTFLQKGIPSIMYGTEVGMTGDQYPENCAPMLWDKEQQSTEMFLFMQDLIALRHDYAEILNNGDLDWGQSSNKHRYFAFTRNYEGKKLFCLFNFGYGSIKVVLPKNAKLLLQQNLIREDEKLAENGFIICSI from the coding sequence ATGGAAAAATCAGCAATTTACCATCGACCAGAAAGTGAAATGGCCTATTTAGCTGGTAAGAATCAATTCAAAATTCGGTTAAAAACGAAGCACAATGATGTGGCTCAAGTTGAAGTTATTTATGGTAATTTCAATCGTATCAATCAACAACGTAATGATGATACAATCGATAATTTCGATTTAGAACGTCCTAGTGTAGAAGGAATGAAACGAGTTTTCAAAACTGAATTATATGACTACTGGGAAGCAATCATTCCAGTCAAGGTTCGCCAACGAACTCAATATGTTTTCCATTTAATTGGTGATCATGATGGTGAGTTGTTGTATGATGCCGTTAATGTTCGAATCTACATGGCTGACTTTTTACAAAGTGCAACGCCATTCTTCACCCCATACTACCAAAACATGTTTCTCCCAGTAACTACACCAAAATGGGCAGAAAACACCGTCTGGTATCAAATTATGATTGATCGGTTCGCTGATGGAAATGAAGCCCTAGATCCTAAAGATAAGGCACGTTGGGATTTGGACAAATCCACAACAACTAATTTCTATGGCGGAGATCTTCAAGGAATTATTGACAAGTTAGGTTATATTTCTGAATTAGGAATTAACGGAATCAAGTTATCCCCAATTTTTGCTTCATATTCTAACTTTAAAAATGATCCAGTAGATTTCTATGACATTAGTTACTTATTTGGATCAAAAGAAAAATTCCGTGAATTAGTTCAAAAAGCTCATTCTTATGGGATTAAAGTGATGGTTCAAATCCCACTCGATCGTTTAAGTGATGCATCTTTACAATGGCAAGATGTACTTAGATTTGGTCCTCAATCACGCTTTGCAAGTTGGTTCAAAGTACGCCAATTTCCAGTTACACTCCCAGATAAGGGACAAGATCCTGAAAAAGGCTATTTGAATGTTGATGGTAATATCCACATGCCAAAATTGAACTTACAAAATCCAACTGTCCAACAATATCTTTCAGCAACTGCTCGTTATTGGGTAGAGACTTTTGATATTGATGGTTGGGAAGTTCTAAATGCAGATGAAATCAACCCAACATTCTTGAACTTATTCACCAAACAAATGCATGGGATTAAGGCTGATTTCTTAGTTCTCGGACGTTATCAATATTTCCCATATGGTGATTTGTCACGTGATTTCATTGATAGTGCTAATAACAGTCCATTTAATCGCATTATTAAAGATTTCTTCATTGACCGTGAAATTCGTGTTACTGATATGATTTCACAATTGAATGATCAAATGATGCAAAATACAACCACAACTAACCAAAACTTGATCAATGAACTAGATAACTTTGATACACCACGTTTATTAAGCCAATGTATCGGTAACGAAGATTTGGCACGTGCAATTATGGCCTTTACTTTCTTGCAAAAGGGAATTCCATCAATTATGTATGGAACGGAAGTAGGGATGACAGGTGATCAATATCCTGAAAACTGTGCTCCAATGCTCTGGGATAAAGAACAACAATCAACTGAAATGTTCTTATTCATGCAAGATTTAATTGCTCTGCGTCATGATTATGCCGAAATTTTGAACAATGGTGATCTTGATTGGGGTCAAAGTAGCAACAAACATCGTTACTTTGCCTTTACACGTAATTATGAAGGTAAGAAGTTATTCTGTTTATTTAACTTTGGCTATGGCAGCATCAAAGTTGTTCTACCAAAGAATGCTAAATTATTACTTCAACAAAACTTGATTCGTGAAGATGAAAAATTAGCTGAAAATGGTTTTATCATTTGCAGTATTTAA
- a CDS encoding uracil-DNA glycosylase family protein, translated as MNSKFKKIINDIKQDEMNLTYTQAGIDPLFAANENAQIVIVGQAPGRVAQERMMVWNDKSGDRLREWMGISWDEFYNSGKIAVLPMDFYFPGKGKSGDLPPRKGFADKWHPQLLELMPKVKLTMLVGSYSVKHYLQLKSSAKLTDVVHQYQDYLPTYFPLVHPSPRNQLWMHNNPWFADDVLPALKKEVQNALN; from the coding sequence ATGAATTCTAAATTTAAAAAAATTATTAATGATATTAAGCAAGACGAAATGAACCTGACTTATACACAGGCAGGAATCGATCCATTATTCGCTGCAAACGAAAATGCACAAATCGTAATTGTTGGTCAAGCACCTGGGAGAGTTGCTCAAGAAAGAATGATGGTTTGGAATGATAAAAGTGGCGATCGGTTGCGTGAATGGATGGGAATTAGTTGGGATGAATTCTATAATTCAGGCAAAATCGCCGTTTTACCAATGGATTTTTATTTTCCAGGCAAAGGTAAGTCTGGTGATCTTCCACCACGAAAAGGCTTTGCGGACAAATGGCATCCACAATTATTAGAACTTATGCCTAAAGTTAAATTAACAATGTTAGTTGGCAGTTATTCAGTTAAACATTATCTCCAACTAAAAAGTTCTGCTAAGTTAACTGATGTCGTTCATCAATACCAAGATTATTTGCCTACATATTTTCCGTTAGTGCATCCTTCACCACGAAATCAACTTTGGATGCATAATAATCCATGGTTTGCTGATGATGTTCTTCCCGCACTTAAAAAAGAAGTTCAAAATGCATTAAACTAA
- a CDS encoding C40 family peptidase produces MKNTAKKVVAGTLGAAGLFLASTAAANADTVHHVAKNDTVWALSNKYGVSIKSIEQLNNIDPNTNMIYVGQDLKISNNDSKASNNNNKDTHSYVVKSGDSLWAIARQYNTTVDHLRELNGLSSSTIYVGQSLKLDGQAVAKTTTTKTTTTTQKASSSVASNASSQQATVKNSSAVSSSSVSQAPVASSSSASSVVSSSSSSEASSVASSSVASSSSSVASSSSSEVSSSQQAVIAANHTTYTVQSGDSLYTIAQAYGVSVESLREANPSVSTALIAGQKLIINNPTKDPVAEASSKAAAAESSRQASIASSQAAESSRQASIASSQAQASSIAAAQQAQQTQQASSTQQTTNNNTSNNTATSQSTTQQASSASTSKTGNGSTVVEFAQSLIGTPYVYGGTTPNGFDCSGFVQYVYSHFGVSLPRTTTQQENCGTQISVSEAQPGDLYFWGSKGSTYHVAIAIGNGQYIAAPEPGQSVSVGSIKYFQPSFAVRL; encoded by the coding sequence TTGAAAAACACAGCAAAAAAAGTTGTTGCAGGTACTTTAGGTGCTGCAGGATTATTCTTAGCATCTACAGCAGCTGCTAACGCTGATACAGTTCATCATGTTGCCAAAAACGACACAGTTTGGGCTTTATCAAACAAATATGGAGTATCAATCAAGTCAATCGAACAATTGAACAACATTGACCCTAACACAAACATGATCTATGTTGGTCAAGATTTGAAGATTTCTAACAATGATTCAAAGGCTTCAAATAATAACAACAAGGATACACATTCATACGTTGTTAAGTCTGGTGACTCATTGTGGGCAATCGCTCGTCAATACAACACAACAGTTGACCACTTACGTGAATTAAACGGCTTATCATCAAGCACAATCTACGTAGGTCAATCATTAAAATTAGATGGTCAAGCAGTTGCTAAGACAACTACTACAAAGACTACAACTACAACACAAAAAGCTAGCTCATCAGTTGCTTCAAATGCTTCAAGCCAACAAGCTACAGTTAAGAACTCATCAGCTGTATCATCAAGCTCAGTAAGTCAAGCACCAGTTGCTTCTTCATCATCAGCTTCATCAGTTGTAAGTTCTTCATCAAGTTCAGAAGCTTCAAGCGTAGCATCATCATCAGTTGCTAGCTCAAGTTCAAGTGTTGCTTCATCTTCATCAAGTGAAGTTTCAAGCTCACAACAAGCAGTAATCGCTGCTAACCACACAACATACACAGTACAAAGTGGTGATTCATTATATACAATCGCTCAAGCATACGGTGTATCAGTTGAATCATTACGTGAAGCTAACCCTTCAGTAAGTACTGCATTAATCGCAGGTCAAAAGTTGATCATCAACAACCCAACTAAAGACCCTGTTGCAGAAGCTTCATCAAAGGCAGCCGCAGCTGAATCAAGTCGCCAAGCTTCAATTGCAAGTAGCCAAGCAGCTGAATCAAGCCGTCAAGCTTCAATTGCAAGTAGCCAAGCACAAGCTTCATCAATCGCTGCAGCACAACAAGCTCAACAAACACAACAAGCTTCATCAACACAACAAACAACAAACAACAATACATCAAATAATACAGCTACAAGCCAATCAACTACACAACAAGCAAGTTCTGCTTCAACAAGCAAGACTGGTAACGGTAGTACAGTAGTTGAATTTGCACAATCATTAATTGGTACACCTTACGTATACGGTGGAACAACTCCAAATGGTTTTGACTGCTCAGGCTTCGTACAATACGTATACAGCCACTTTGGTGTAAGTTTACCTCGTACAACTACACAACAAGAAAACTGTGGTACACAAATCTCAGTTTCAGAAGCACAACCTGGTGACTTATACTTCTGGGGTTCAAAAGGTTCTACATACCACGTAGCAATTGCTATTGGTAATGGTCAATACATTGCTGCTCCAGAACCAGGCCAATCAGTTTCTGTTGGTAGCATCAAGTACTTCCAACCATCATTCGCAGTTAGATTATAA